In the genome of Clostridia bacterium, the window GAGTCAGCCAGGGATCGCGTGGCAGTTATCCTTGATGAACTGGCCGCCGATGGAGAGGCAACTGGCATCGAGTCGGTACGGGAATGCACCAAATGTGATGGCCCGGCTTTTGTGCTCGAGGCGCGTCCGGGATACTACTTCTCCGACTCCTTAACAGGCAATCTGGTGGCCCCAGCTCAATGTCGAGCCTACCATGGTTACCTGCCGGAGAAAAGCGACATGCACACCTTACTAGTAGCTGCTGGACCCCGCATCCAGGCTGGAACTTCTGTTCGCGAGGCACGCCTGATCGATATCGCCCCAACAATCGCATGGATCCTCGGCCTGTCGCTTCCCGGCGCTCTGGGAAGAATTCTCGACGAGATCGTGGTGAGGTAGAAGGAATGGAGATTGTGCTCAGACGAGTTCGACACGATGACATGCCTACAATTGTGCGAATCAGCTCTGACATATGGGATGGCAGCGACTACGTTCCAGCAATAGCCCAGGACTGGATAAACGATGAGAAAGGGATATTCATCGCAGCCGAGGTTGAAGGATTGCTGCGTGGATTCGGCAAGCTCACCCTCCAGGGACCCGATTGCGGCTGGTGTGAAGGGCTGAGAGTCGATTCCCACTTCCGAGGAAAGGGCACGGCTAGGGCAATTGCCATCGCCCTGATTGAAACGGCCAGGTCAGCAGGGCTGCGCACTCTGCGATTCGCAACATCTGTTGACAATATCGAGAGCATTCACCTCAATGAGAGTCTGGGTTTCCGCCGAATCAGCGGCTTCCGCTACCTGAGCATAGAAGGCCTCCGCGAGATGGAGGAAGCGCAGGCCAGAGCGGCCAGCCTCGCCGGCGGCGTCCAGGCCGTTCAAGTGAGCGCGCGCCGGGAGGCGGATTGCGCCGCACTGATTGCGCGCATCGCCGGATCCAGTTTCGTGGCGAAGGCCGGCGCCATGCTGCCCTGGGGTTTCATGTTCGAGCCTGCGACTCGCGGGAGCATCTCGACGTCGATAGCAGAAGGCGCGCTCTTCGCCGCGGGAGGCGACCGCGCGCATCCGGAAGCCCTCCTGCTGCTTCAGCCCAGCCACGAGGCTCCGCGAAATGATCCGAACCCGACCCAGCTATGCATTAGGTTCATGGAGGGTTCAGGATGTGCAGGCCTCGCTGCGCTATCCGCAGGTATTCGGCACGCGATGGAGCATGGCGCAAGGGGGATAGAGGCAAGTGTGCCCGTGGATCCCGAACTAATGAGGTTGCTTCATGAGGGTGGCTTCAAGGACTGGTGGGAGGAACTCGCCCCGTCGGCGCCAACAGTGCTCCTGTATGACTACCCCCAGGAGATGCTGAGAAATGAATCAGGGAGTGACGCGCCTGTTGTTCAAACTAGTTGCATGTGACATCGATGGAACACTGCTCAGAGGCGACGGGACAGCAAGCGACAGGTTGCGGCAGGCGATGCAGCTGGCAAAGGATCGCGGAGCTAGCACCACTCTGGTCACTGGCAGACGCATCGCAGCCACCACACCTGTGGCTGTTGATCTGGACGTTAACGGACCTCTAGTGGCCCACTGCGGAGCGGTAGTGTACAGCATTCCCGACGAGGAGATCCTCATGGCGAAGCACATGCCAAGAGAGGTCGCAGTTGAGATCTGCAACATGGCAAAATCGGTGGGAGCTCATGTATCGGTGTATGAGAACGCGCACCTTGGCCGGTCGATAACCGCGATCTCACAGG includes:
- a CDS encoding GNAT family N-acetyltransferase, giving the protein MEIVLRRVRHDDMPTIVRISSDIWDGSDYVPAIAQDWINDEKGIFIAAEVEGLLRGFGKLTLQGPDCGWCEGLRVDSHFRGKGTARAIAIALIETARSAGLRTLRFATSVDNIESIHLNESLGFRRISGFRYLSIEGLREMEEAQARAASLAGGVQAVQVSARREADCAALIARIAGSSFVAKAGAMLPWGFMFEPATRGSISTSIAEGALFAAGGDRAHPEALLLLQPSHEAPRNDPNPTQLCIRFMEGSGCAGLAALSAGIRHAMEHGARGIEASVPVDPELMRLLHEGGFKDWWEELAPSAPTVLLYDYPQEMLRNESGSDAPVVQTSCM